One window from the genome of Alkalibacter saccharofermentans DSM 14828 encodes:
- the nusG gene encoding transcription termination/antitermination protein NusG, which produces MNQIEEAKWYVAHTYSGYENKVKANIEAAVENRNMQDQIFEVCVPMQDVEEIKNGKRKVSQKKVFPGYILVKMIMTDESWYVVRNTRGVTGFVGPASKPVPLSKNELKSMGIKEKLPQIDLKVGDNVKVQDGPLEGFAGIVEEINHEKQKVKVNISMFGRETPAELEFTQVAKF; this is translated from the coding sequence ATGAATCAAATTGAAGAAGCGAAATGGTATGTCGCGCATACATATTCCGGATACGAAAACAAGGTCAAAGCCAATATAGAGGCGGCTGTCGAAAACAGGAATATGCAGGATCAAATTTTTGAGGTTTGCGTTCCGATGCAGGATGTAGAAGAAATTAAAAACGGCAAGAGGAAAGTAAGTCAAAAGAAAGTTTTCCCGGGTTATATCCTAGTGAAGATGATAATGACAGACGAGTCTTGGTATGTGGTTAGAAACACACGTGGAGTTACCGGCTTCGTAGGCCCTGCCTCAAAACCGGTGCCTTTGTCAAAAAACGAGCTTAAGAGTATGGGCATCAAGGAAAAGCTTCCTCAAATAGACTTGAAGGTTGGAGACAACGTCAAGGTTCAAGACGGACCATTGGAAGGCTTTGCAGGCATAGTGGAAGAAATTAACCACGAGAAACAAAAAGTGAAAGTAAACATATCTATGTTCGGCAGGGAAACCCCGGCAGAACTGGAGTTTACCCAAGTGGCAAAATTTTAG
- the rpmG gene encoding 50S ribosomal protein L33, which produces MRVKVTLACTECKQRNYHTMKNKKNDPERLEMSKYCKFCKKHTSHKETK; this is translated from the coding sequence ATGAGAGTGAAAGTCACTTTGGCTTGTACAGAATGCAAGCAAAGAAATTATCATACTATGAAAAACAAAAAAAATGACCCTGAAAGACTTGAGATGAGCAAGTACTGCAAGTTTTGCAAAAAGCACACATCACACAAGGAAACAAAATAA
- the rplA gene encoding 50S ribosomal protein L1 codes for MKRGKNYQEKMKLVDRQKLYDLDEAVESVKKTATAKFDETVEAHIKLGVDSRHADQQVRGAIVLPHGTGKSVKVLVFAKGDKATEATQAGADYVGAEDMVEKITKENWFDFDVVVATPDMMGVVGRLGRVLGPKGLMPNPKSGTVTFEVAKAVSDIKAGKVEYRLDKTNIIHVPVGKASFTQEQLNENLSVLLDAIKKAKPASSKGTYFRSVTITSTMGPGIKINPAKI; via the coding sequence ATGAAAAGAGGAAAAAATTACCAAGAAAAAATGAAGCTTGTAGACAGACAAAAGCTATATGACTTAGACGAAGCAGTCGAGTCGGTAAAAAAGACAGCTACAGCTAAATTTGATGAGACTGTTGAAGCTCACATAAAACTTGGCGTAGACTCAAGACACGCGGACCAACAAGTCCGTGGAGCAATCGTGCTTCCACATGGAACAGGAAAAAGCGTAAAAGTCTTAGTTTTTGCCAAAGGTGACAAAGCGACTGAGGCTACTCAGGCGGGTGCTGATTATGTAGGCGCTGAAGATATGGTAGAAAAAATTACAAAAGAAAACTGGTTTGACTTCGATGTGGTCGTTGCAACACCTGACATGATGGGAGTTGTAGGAAGACTAGGAAGAGTACTTGGACCAAAAGGGCTTATGCCAAACCCAAAATCAGGGACAGTAACCTTTGAAGTTGCAAAAGCTGTTTCCGATATCAAAGCAGGTAAGGTTGAGTACAGACTGGACAAGACCAACATCATCCACGTTCCGGTAGGAAAAGCTTCTTTTACTCAAGAGCAGCTTAACGAGAACTTGAGCGTACTGCTAGATGCAATAAAAAAAGCCAAGCCTGCATCTTCAAAAGGAACCTACTTCCGAAGCGTTACCATCACAAGCACAATGGGACCTGGAATAAAAATCAACCCTGCGAAGATATAA
- the secE gene encoding preprotein translocase subunit SecE — protein sequence MAKSEKEVRKEKVKKPGLIKRFTAFVKGVGAELKKVTWPTKNELMQHTSVVLGIVFILTLIVYVIDAGLGGLLALIIR from the coding sequence ATGGCTAAAAGCGAAAAAGAAGTAAGAAAAGAAAAAGTTAAAAAACCCGGACTGATCAAAAGATTCACTGCCTTTGTAAAAGGCGTCGGGGCTGAACTTAAAAAAGTGACATGGCCTACAAAAAATGAATTGATGCAGCACACATCCGTTGTCTTGGGCATCGTCTTTATTTTGACGTTGATTGTATATGTTATTGACGCGGGTTTGGGTGGATTGCTGGCATTGATCATAAGATAA
- the rplJ gene encoding 50S ribosomal protein L10 has protein sequence MSNRDLKAEVVKEIVEKFQSAQSVVLVDYRGLNVEELDEFRSIARKESVDYKVYKNTMMRFAAKETGNEGLMEHLTGPTAVAFSNEDPVAAAKIVMEFSKKHKAMEVKGGLVGGKIISAEEIKDLADLPPKEVLVAKVLGGLNAPIAGFVGVLQANISGLARVLNQVQEQKEATA, from the coding sequence GTGTCAAACAGAGATTTAAAAGCAGAAGTGGTAAAAGAGATAGTTGAGAAGTTTCAGAGTGCTCAAAGTGTTGTCTTGGTAGACTACCGTGGACTGAATGTTGAAGAGCTTGATGAGTTCAGAAGCATTGCAAGAAAAGAATCGGTTGACTACAAAGTATATAAAAACACAATGATGAGATTTGCAGCAAAAGAAACCGGCAATGAAGGCTTGATGGAGCATTTGACCGGACCTACAGCGGTTGCATTCAGCAATGAAGATCCGGTTGCGGCTGCAAAGATCGTAATGGAATTTTCCAAGAAACACAAGGCCATGGAAGTAAAAGGTGGTTTGGTAGGAGGAAAGATTATCTCTGCAGAAGAGATAAAAGACCTTGCAGATCTACCGCCGAAAGAAGTTCTTGTGGCGAAAGTACTTGGCGGCTTGAATGCTCCCATTGCAGGATTCGTTGGAGTTCTTCAAGCGAATATCAGTGGTCTGGCAAGAGTGCTTAACCAAGTCCAGGAACAAAAAGAAGCTACAGCTTAA
- the rplL gene encoding 50S ribosomal protein L7/L12 codes for MASEKVTQMIEEVKNMTVLELSELVKALEEEFGVSAAAPVAMAAAPAAAAAEEAEEKTEFDVVLTSAGDQKIKVIKVVRELTGLGLKEAKELVDNAPKAIKEAASKEEAEQIKAKVEEVGGSVEVK; via the coding sequence ATGGCAAGTGAAAAAGTAACTCAAATGATCGAAGAAGTAAAAAATATGACTGTATTGGAACTATCTGAATTGGTAAAGGCTCTTGAAGAAGAGTTCGGCGTAAGCGCAGCTGCTCCTGTAGCAATGGCTGCTGCTCCAGCTGCTGCTGCTGCTGAAGAAGCAGAAGAAAAAACTGAGTTTGACGTAGTGTTGACTTCTGCGGGAGACCAAAAAATTAAAGTAATCAAGGTTGTAAGAGAGCTTACAGGTCTTGGTCTTAAAGAAGCAAAAGAATTGGTAGACAATGCTCCTAAAGCAATCAAAGAAGCTGCTAGTAAAGAAGAAGCTGAGCAAATCAAAGCTAAAGTTGAAGAAGTTGGCGGATCTGTAGAAGTTAAATAA
- the rplK gene encoding 50S ribosomal protein L11 — protein MAKKVIGLIKLQIPAGKATPAPPVGPALGQHGVNIMGFCKEFNAKTANEAGMIIPVVITVYQDRTFSFITKTPPAAVLIKKAVGIESGSGVPNKQKVATISQDKVREIAELKMPDLNASSVESAMRMIAGTARSMGVVVEE, from the coding sequence ATGGCTAAAAAAGTTATAGGATTGATAAAGCTGCAAATACCTGCAGGCAAAGCTACACCGGCACCACCAGTTGGACCTGCATTGGGTCAGCACGGTGTAAACATCATGGGATTTTGCAAGGAGTTCAACGCAAAAACCGCCAATGAAGCGGGAATGATCATACCGGTAGTAATTACTGTGTACCAAGACAGAACTTTCAGTTTCATCACTAAAACTCCGCCGGCTGCTGTTCTTATAAAAAAGGCAGTTGGAATAGAAAGCGGTTCAGGAGTGCCAAACAAGCAAAAGGTAGCGACCATAAGCCAAGACAAGGTAAGAGAGATTGCTGAGCTTAAAATGCCCGACCTAAACGCGTCTTCAGTTGAATCAGCGATGAGAATGATCGCGGGAACTGCAAGAAGCATGGGCGTAGTTGTAGAAGAGTAA